Sequence from the Xiphophorus maculatus strain JP 163 A chromosome 16, X_maculatus-5.0-male, whole genome shotgun sequence genome:
ATTGTCCTCAGCTCGTGCACATTTACTGTATTACAACCTGGCTACTGCATCATTGCACCGGCTGCCATTTTAACCGGAGTGAGTGTGTGGGTACACTTTTGACATTCTCTGCTGTTTAGGGATGTGTCACACTACAACTAACAAACATCTGGGTCCTCAAAAGAAAGCCTTAAAGTATGGGCCTCGGCAGGAGCATTTCACTGCATCTGAAAGTGCTCTGTTTAACTCCATGTTGATAAAGCGAATGAAGTGTAGGTGGGGTTGAATCTCAACAAGTTTGCAGCTTTAAGGCTCAACTTTTTTTCCACCAGCcctcaacttttattttttattcttttcctttcctACTCTGGGTGCTCCAGCGTgatgttttcagtcttttctgcacacacaaaaaaaaagccagacaGAGGCCTTGAGCAAGTCACTCACTTTCCCTTTGTGTTGCACAGCAAGAATCTGTCTCTTCATTAGACAGCATCTTTTGACAGCGCTTCATGCCTCCACAGCTTCTTTGACAGCTGAGCGGTGCGCAAGCCCCCCCACCTACACGCTGCTCATGCATGACTAGCTACGCTGCGTCACGAACACATGCCAGGAGCATATAGTAACTGTCTCCATGTAACATTACACCAAAATCAACTAAATATAGTGCAAACCGAGCAATGTATCTGGACGTACTGTAATTTTTGCTCGTGTATGTGTGTGGCATTTATAGTTACACCTCAGCAAATCTCTGCCAAACTGTTTGgattctctttctttttaacagTAGCTCACTATAATGACTTGGAAAGCCTCATGTGGCAAATCATTGCAAATTTCTTGCCTGATGTATGTCTGGGTGCAGCTTTTCCGGAGGACAGCAACAAGAACGGTTTGATTTAAAGTAATGAAGAGTCCGGGAGTCAGCCTTCAACAATGCTGCAGGAATCAAGAGCTGAGATTGAAATCCAATCCACAGGGCGATTTGTGATGTGAGCCTGAGAATGTCTGATGCCTAATTCATAATGTAGCGTTCCTTCAGGTACCGAAAGAGAACGGCGCCTCATGAATTCACCGGAACGGCACACAGAGCAGCAGTGGCGATGATAGGACAAAGAATGATCACTGGGCAGAGTGAAGCAAGTGGCCTCATGTCTCCATGCTTTTCCCATCCCAGCCACTaacttcagtgtgtttctgTTGTGATCGAGCACAACAAAGTAGTGTCACATTGCTAAATACAACTAAATCTAAAAAGCCTGTCATGGGAATGTCTTTTGGTGCAATTGTGTCCGTCTTGGGATGATGTATCCGttggtttttcacatttatttacagaaaatgatgctcatttttctttgcaaaacggCTTAAGCTCAATCTGACTGGATGGAGGGAACAGCGATTTTCAAGACTCGCcacatattttcagttttgatttaagTCTCATCTAATGCAAGAATACATTTTGACCCAAATCATTCTATTTGTTCTGTCCTCGCCCTGAGATTTTGAGTTTTCAGCAGCTAGACAGCCAGACAGCGACGCTCCAATAAccaaacttctttcttttttacctgTTTATTGAAGAGTGGCCCCTGACCACTGCCATCACTTTGGCCATCGTAAACTGAAACATACAAGACTGAGTACTAGCCAACGAACATTGCGAATTAGCCATTCTTGCTGcgagctaaaataaaataataataaaaaacattttcctaaatgGCTCCAACGTACAATTATTTACACCacagttacataaaacaaagagacaattattgttttcacaatTAACCAATACTTACGAACAAATCTTGTCTGAAACACAATGTATAGAGATAATAATGAGCTTAACTCCATGAACCGTTCGGTGTTGCGTTCCTTTCCTCCATCTCGGatctattttctcttttagcGTCACCAAAACAACATAGCAAAatatccaccagggggcgtaCTAGTGCGGTTTTCAACCTTGCTGGTCCAGCTTAATTTACAAAAGGCAGCACAATATTATTAGAATAAAGGAGACCGAATTCAAATTCTTacgggattttctttttttttctttttaaatgggAGAGATTTAGCCTTTCCCTTCCACTTCTTCACTTCCATTATATGTTGTCCTGTGACACGGAATCCAAAGAAAGTACGTTCAAGTTTGCGACTACAATGTTAGAAGatgtaaaagattttatttggagCTTGAATTAAAAGTTGTGCACATTTCTGCACCCAACTGCATGATGGAGGGGTTTGTTAACATGAcacaaaaatgatcaatttatTAGAAAATTCTCAAAGAGGTTGAGGTGCAAAAGTACAGTCCACTATAGATCACACACAgtaagagacaaaaaaattgaaatcaGCAGTAAGAGTGTTAAAAAACGTCAAACAGTGAGCGGCGGTaagagaggaataaaaaaaatgcttgattTCTGTTCTGCACATTTATCAAAGTATTCTATGGATATGCAGGATTTCACAGTGGATTAGTTCAGACATTGAGAGATTTTGTAGGAAAATTATTTACACcacaagaacaaaaagaatGCAGCATTTATGCGCATATATTTAGTAAACTTCAGCAGTGACATTTGGCCCTGACGAGTTTCTGTTGCGTTTTTGCATTTCCAGTCAATGGGTAGTGGACACCAAATCTTTGTTCTGACACACTACTAATGCTGTTGTGTTGTGTGCAGTGTAAGCGCTGCAAGAAACAGAAATAGCATTTCAGTACgagatgtgtttttaaagttactactcagacttttctgtaaaatctaTCAAAGTCATGTTAGATATTTGATATGGTATTAGATAGATGGTCAGTTTAGCAGTCTGGGTCTTTGAGTAtgtgcaaatgtattttcttatttatatattttcttgtcatgttttattcagattcCTGCCTCTTATCTGTACAGAGGCAGTACAATGACTTATTTATATGTGAAAACACTGCATTGAGTTGGGGAAATTAAGCAGTAATAAGGGACACTGAAAGTTTGTAAGGAGGACCAGGGAAGACTAGAAGACCAGGGAAGACCTTCCTTCCTTCAAATCTGTGCTGGAATCTTTTAATAGTTTAGCTTCCCTGCCATATTTGTACTGCTGTCAGCGTATCGACTTCAATCCTGTGCCTCTTGcgatatttacagaaataaacacaaagcagaatcCTGCAGTCGAATTTCATATTTCTTCACTCTGGTCTGGTTTTGTTGGCTGTGGTTATTTATAGgcgaacccccccccccccacaatACGTGATCATATTTATGAGAAATGCATCATCTTTGACTCTAAAGTTCTTCGACTGATCAAATCTAAACCGGATTTTTCTAAACTTCAAGTATAATCTTGACATTTACAAAACCTTTATGCTGTTTGTGAAGAAAAaggcattttttcccccctcatgtttatttgtgttggaCATGATTGTTATTGGGGCAAAGGGGAGAAGGGTTCGTCCAGAGCGCCATTCAAGTTAGAACTCCCTACGAAGAAATTCCGGTCAACTGATGCATCTTatcaatttcagatttttcgcgcagcaaaggaaaaaaacgcacaaattttaataaaaaataagataccaaaaaacaatattagaaaGTCCATTAGTGGACCGCGagggaaaaacataaacaacaacaaaaaaaaaacagtgaggaattgtaagtaaaatgttttgcctTAATGAGCCTCTCTgggcagtttttatttttttacgaCACACTGCCAGACATTTCCCTCGTCTCTTGCAGCCACTGCATACTTGAGTTCCAGTGACCCTGAAACTGGCAATCTTTTCCCCTGCTTTGTTTTGGAGAGGGTGGCTGTGGCCCAAGACACGAAATACCAGCTAATTAGGTTTTGCTCGTAATTTATAAATAACTTAATTATTCAAATAGTATACGCTGCTGGCCTGGTAAAACATGGCATTATTTGGAGTAGCCAGTAGCTTCTTCAGATTTGCAGCGCACTGAACATCTGCATACTGAGATAGTTCACATGCTGCTTTTATTCCATTTGAACAGTGTTTCTGTATCTGTTTAAGCctctttttatattgtttatgaCCTAAAGTGTTGCATTTATTGCAAAATTCTAAGGTTCACTCCTCATAGCATCCATTTTtcccagttttaaaaaagtttatgtAACAAACTCTGACTGAACTCTTGCTTCCTTTGCTTTTCTCCTGTAAAACACATGAAGACAGTAAGGAAGAACAATAATATgttataaaaatcaaacagattGTAGAGGTTTAAACGAACACTATTTTTATGTGTTGAATGATGATTTGATGATTTGAATACCACCATATATTTTCAGTAGAACTACAGTGCCCCTGCAGTTTATTATGTGTTACATAATAAAGTGcaacaagaaaactgttttttttttttttcattaatcaGAAAAGGTGCTTGAGattaaaagaaagagaaaaaaaatcattcatgAGTAGAATaatgtattaattaaaaaatgtaacattcatttaaaaatatattttacttttaggaAAAGTACAGATATTGAGGTctactgtttttgttgtttgtttttttgttaccaCTTCCTGCAGATAAAGTCTGGTTCAAGTCGTCCCATAGCCTCTCAATGAGATTAAGATCTGGACTTTGCCTGAGGAAAGGACATAGTTTGAACCAGTCCTTTAATGGATTTACTGatatgttttggatcattttcaGGTTCCaattctgctgcagctgtgatACTTTATTACGTCCAGTGAGACTATGgtcatttgtgtttgttgtttttttcactacagtacatagaaaaacatgcaatttaACCAAAGAGTgtcattctattttttttttctgctactaTTACATTGCAGTGCAAAACAGGCAAGTTAACAAGCTTGTTCAatcaaaaaaagagaataattatACTACTATACCACTAATAAGGCTAATAATAGATAGAaaggatttttaatttaaagaaaacccGATCTTAGTAAATACCTATATCATTTTATATCAGtgaagtgccttgagatgatgTGTTGTGAACTTGTGCTAAGTAAACTGAATAGATTCAGAATTAATATTATtagttgaaattattttgttatattttaatctgCTTGGAGTATGAATTACATGAGCTaagctgtacttttttttccacctatgatcaatcagtgttttgttaattatgttaaacattattgaaataaaGTGCTATGATATACCATATGTTGTACCTCAAATACTTTGTATCTGGAAAAGAACGGGGAGGCTCATAGAGTTGCATTAAAAACGTGTGTCTGCTCTTGTCTTTTTGAACAGACACAGAGTCTTATAGAAAATTTGTCCATCTTAAAATGATCTGTTCTGGAGCAGtaagggaaaaataaatcagggaGAGAAATCCAGTGGGGGCGCAGTGCCAGCATGTGAAATTACAGCTATTGATCTCTGGTGCTGGCCAGTGCATTTCCTCTGTGTATGAATGCATTATTGAGAGAATAGTGCTCAACACAACAGACGGAGAGCGGCCAAGTTTTGACCAAACCGAAGCAATAGCGAGGGTATGATTAGAACAGCAGCTACAAActgctgcttttgttgttttataagaTCAGCTTCATCGACATTGATTGTTGTGCTGCAGAAGAAATCATCATTTCATCCAagcttattattatttcatgagCAGAGCAGCTAAATGCTTTAGAAGTTCAACAGTTgtcacagtttcttttttaatttttaaaattgcgGCACAACGCGATTTGCTTGTGGGCTGAACTCACCGTTATGAAGACATGGGAGCCCAGTGCGTCTGGGAGGAGTAGGTGACCGCGCTGAGGTACAActtgtttctgcagcagcaacGATTGTGTTTTAGACCTCAGGCATATGGCTCCGAGATTTATTTGTGTGGGCGGCTCTGAATAATTATGTTATATTGACAGACTGAGtgcatttctcttttgtttcaggGTGGACTGGAACCGGACTATTGTGACTGATTATGCAGACTGCGCAGGAAAATGAAGTGAAATTGAATTTACAGAAACGCAATTGATGCATCAGTTTTACTTCtgtgaaagttaaaaaaaatattttaaaaaatggaaatccTACTCTGGATTTAGGAcccaaaaatgattttcaataaGGTGTAGAGGTGGCAGAGCATGGAAGGATATTTGTTTAGCTTATATAAAACAATAGCACTATATAAATACATACTGTGTTTATACCGTGTGTTAGTCTTTCACCACACATAGCATTTTGAATGCAGGCCAAAGAGTTAATAAAGTCAATTTgcataacaaaaatattgttcatATCATGTTATATTTTCTGCTTGATACTTTcattatatatgcatatatcatcttttttaagaaaattttctttttgctttttgggggtttacaaaaaaaaccaaactgctGATTTGATTTATGACACCAGCAATATGGTTCAGAGTTGAGAAAATGCGAAACATCCAACTGAGTTATTCTGCTCCAGCTCAGATCATgagctgctttttgtttgtttttgtgaccaaacaaaaagacaaacgaAAAGGTTTTACTGAAGTCAGATCTAAGTGAGCTGAACCGAGCCGTTCTCGATCTTTGAccaatgttttccttttgtatcggtccatttttttttttttttagcaaaacctCCTATATAAGCAGCCTTCCTGCAAATTTTGCACTGTTACATCACCCAAACGTCTATTTTTTATCACTTTCATGTCTGTCTCAAAAAGCTGTTGTCTGTGCTTCTGAAAAGCtttttgatctgtttttaataatatcATTGACTTTTCATCTACTCTGGATAAAGAACCGAGAGGAAACCCGCCAAAGCTCTCCCTCTGTCCCATTTCATTTCCCTTGGACTTTGTTGCAGGACTCAAATCGACTGTTATCCAGAGGAATACAAAATGTTCAGGGGGCAGTAAAGCAACAAATACAGAAGTTCTGACAGCAAGTCATGTcacacattaaaacactttCCTTATACAAGTTATGTTAAACACATAACATTGATTCATTCCTGTGCTATCAAAATTGTTATGCAATACCAACAACATGAATACTGTTTTATTGATAGGAGTCATCCATGACCTTTTAACCTTTTGTTTCCAAGCAATCAGATGTTCTTGTATCGTCTCTTTTGGTCTTGATAAACAGATCTTTGAGCTTTTCCAGAGGTCAACTTTTCTTTGCACTTTAACTGGTTCTACTCTTTATTCCCACGgtaattgattattttgtgCTTGATAAAGATAAACGACtcagatgtaataaaaaaaaaacaaccttcgATGTCTTTACACAAACATATTGGAAAAGAAAGATTTCATTTCCGACAGTagtaaaaatgatgaaaaaatatttttagcgCTTTGTTAGCACTCTGTCATAAAGACTCAAATGTTTCCCATTGCTTCAGTTgagtctaaaaacaaaatacaagcaGGAATTTGTttgagaggaaagaaaaacacaagctaTTTGTATCCCTTTTAGCTAATTGCAGTCTtcaacttcagtgtgttttattgggattttatgtgatggataaacacaaagtagcacataatgaCATGggtaaaaaacacacatttgcttttttatatatgaaagtctaaaaaatgaaaaatagtaATATCCCAAAATAAACTCCATTGCAATACGTTCCTTTCAGAGAACAATTAGTCATGACTGTGACTGGAGTTGGATTGTATCCTCTGTGTAAACAAAAACCTCggatgtttgttagagaacagcggtgaacaaacaaaaaccagcaAACACAGCAGACGGGTCGGGGAGAAAGTTGTTGAGAAGGCTACAGCGGTTTATGtagtaaaattgtatttataaaatattatttgaaatttcCAAGATCAAGCCTGCCAAGACAGGAAAGTCAGGCTGGCCAAGGCAAGGAGAGCATCAATAAGAAAGCAGCCTAATAATTCATGGTGACTGtgggggagctgcagagatccacactGGAGGTTGGAGAATCTGCTGACTGGACAACTATTAGGCGTCCATATATTTGGGACGACAAAATCCATTAAAAGTCCTGTTCACATTCTGCCTGAAACCATGTAAATAGTGAACACGGGAAGCATTTGAACAAAAGCGTCATGGAGAACCGAAACACAACTTATAGGCTCATATGCAAAGCTTTTGTGCTGCAGAAAACTAACATAACACCCTAAGCATGACATTTGGTGGTCGGAGCATTATTCTGTGGAAGTGTTTTTCTCAGGCCAGAAGAGGGAGGTTCGTCAGGTTCAacaggaagatggatggagctaaaaacTCCAAGACTTGAAAAAGACTTGGAAATGAGGAGGTGGTTCAAACAGGAACAATACGTGAATAAACATTGATTATTAATATCAGAGCAGTTTTACTCATAGGACAGATACCAATTTGATAAAAATGCTGGTAAAGACTAGTGAAAACATGTCAGCCTGTAATTGCAGTAAAACGTGCACTGTCCTTTTCTTTCCTATTGTTAATCCAAAtgctaaaaaacaacattaaaaaaaaaaacaaatggaagtttgtgattgtaatgacaaaatatgaaaagctgAAAAGGTCATAAATAGTTTTTCAAGGAACCTCATGTATCAACAAGTTTATCCCCCCCAAGAAAACAACTGTTGGGTAAAACTTGGCCTACAATTGATGATAAACTGAGTGATTAGGCATCtggtctctctctgtgtctcatTGATCTGCTGTAGACACAGCTTCTCACTCTTTTACTCCCAATAGTCAATTTcctttgctttttaaaacacacacagataggGTACAATGACTGGCAATCATAACGACCTTCAGAAagtctgaagaaacaaaaacaaaacattgatcaaaatgtcatcaatgttaagagaaaaacaggtttgaaaataaagaaaagtgagACAGGTTAGAAACCAGCACAGTATAGCAGATAGAAGGTATTTTTGccataaaataatcattttggTACATTTCAAAGCTTTCATGTGAGATAATCCCTCCGGAGAACCATTTAATCATTCACTTCCACATTTAGGCGTTCCAAAGCATTCGACTTCACTGACCTGCTGTAGATGGGAGCAATTATCCAGAGAACTTTTTAACCTACTATTAAACAGTCACATGCAGacctattttttccccccacatgcACGTACTTTATCTTCTGAGCCAGTTTTAATCTGAGAGCTGGCATGCTTTCattacatattaaaatattagaGTGTTAGAGAGAACTAGTCGACCTTGCGTCAGAGGAATTCTGGCTTcattcgtgtgtgtgtgtgtgtgtggggggggggggggggggggggggcgtgggtgtttgtgtgtgtgtgtgtttgttttggggttttgaatCCATGAATAGGCCTGTttggatttataaaaaaatacaatctttgcaataattcacattttatgaTCGAATGTGCATCAACTCTGCTTCGATTGCAACAAGTATAAAAGCAATAGTTTTATAAGTGACTTTTCAAAGGCAACAAGTAGAACTGGATTTCATTAAGATGTATCAGAGTAAGGGGGCGGAACAcgtgttggatttttttctaagcAAATCAATGAAAGCCTCACACTTTTGCTTCCACTACACGACTATGGACTATACTTTGAAGAGTTCAGGGAGTACGCATATTTTTGCTAAGTACTCTATGTTAATGCAGTTTATCTTTTATGATCTGAcaaagaaggaaacaaagaggACAAACAGTGAGAACTGGGAGGggcaagaaagagaaaatccGCTCTTGGTGGCTGGAGCTGTCCTTGGTGCTGCTGAGATTTCTGAACGCAAACTTCTGCTGTGTGTTGGATTCATCCACCTACAGTTCCCAGAGCACGCAGAACAAAatatacccccccccccccccccccccccccacccccacacacacacatctggctCCTTTTGGCCAAGCGCCACACACAAGCCCCTGCCTTCCTCCCTTCCAACAaatccatgttttgttttgcttttttccagaTGAATAATACAGAGCCAAGAAATGACAAACAGTCTAAGTGATCAAAGATTTAACATGTGGCACCATGGAAAGAAAATGGGTTTCATCCCTCGAATCCAAAGCCACTCTTATTTTCttccctttctctctttctaaaCGGGGCAGCGCGCTTCCCGCCGCCCCTCCGGGTTGTGATGCAGTGAAGCTGCTCTGCGCAGAACCGACCGGGCACGTCTCGTATAAAAGCGGCTGCGCTCGCACAGGCGGAGTACCACAACAGGAGCACACTCACTGCGGCTCGtcaactaaaagaaaaaaggaaaaaggggggaaaaaagcggGCGCACACCACGGCAGGATGTGGGCGACGAGGAGCGGCTTCTCCTGGAGACTTTTGCTTTTCTCCTGTGTGTTTCTGGGGAGTTTATCCCAGGACTTTGTCGGACAGACGCAGTTCATATGCACGTCCGTGCCCAAGGATGTGGACATATGCGCGGCCACGCTACAGAACAGCGTGCCTGGGGAGGACTTGAAGACCACCGTAATGCAGCTGCGGGAGACCGTGCTGCAGCAGAAGGAGACGATCATCAACCAGAAGGAGACCATACGGGAGCTGACCTCAAAGTTGGCCCGGTGCGAGAGTCAGAGCGGCGGCGTGGAGCCTGGGGACGCGCGGCCCGGGGGCAGGAGGAAAGAAGCAGGGACCAAAAACACCATGGGGGACGTGTCCAGAGGCCCCGCGGAGACTTTGACGCAGCTCTCTCAGACTTTACAGTCGCTGAAGCAGAGATTAGAGAATCTGGAGGTAGGGTGATGCGTCTGGAGTCGTTTTCGGCGCCTCAACTCTGCGCAAAGctcaattttaagaaaaataacttacaaatcATTGTAACTTACAAAcgtttttgtataaaaaaaaatacagtttgtgcTTAGAcattcacttttaaaaatgattgtaTAACTGAACTTAACGAGGTTTCGCTCCCTGACAGCAATTCAGCAGGAGCAACAACTCGGTGCAGACCAACAGCCTGAAGGACCTGCTTCAAAGTAAAATCGACGACTTGGAGAAGCAGGTGTTGTCCCGGGTGAACAGCATCGAGGAAGGGAAGCCCGGTCTCAGGAATGAGACCGAGCAGCGTGGGAAAGTGGAGTCCACGCTCACCTCCCTACACCAAAGGATCACGGATTTAGAAAAAGGTACATGGGACGAGGGGGTTGATCTTTTCCACGCATAGGATGGAAAGTGATTTAATCGGTTTATATCGTTTGATTATAGTACATTGAAATGAACTCTGTAGATGATTAAGTCTTGCCATCAGAGCAGAATCTCATGTACTTTCCCGCATCATCCTGCTCCACT
This genomic interval carries:
- the LOC102218466 gene encoding neuronal pentraxin-1-like; this encodes MWATRSGFSWRLLLFSCVFLGSLSQDFVGQTQFICTSVPKDVDICAATLQNSVPGEDLKTTVMQLRETVLQQKETIINQKETIRELTSKLARCESQSGGVEPGDARPGGRRKEAGTKNTMGDVSRGPAETLTQLSQTLQSLKQRLENLEQFSRSNNSVQTNSLKDLLQSKIDDLEKQVLSRVNSIEEGKPGLRNETEQRGKVESTLTSLHQRITDLEKGQRENRPLDKFQLTFPLRTNYMYAKVKKSLPEMYALTVCMWLKSNASPGVGTPFSYAVPGQANELVLIEWGNNPMEILINDKVAKLPFLINDGKWHHICVTWTTRDGVWEAYQDGVKRGGGENLAPYHPIKPQGLLILGQEQDTYGGGFDATQAFVGDLANFHIWDRKLSEGEIYNLATCSSKAQVGNVFAWMETSLDIYGGASKWTFEACRHLN